A part of Rhinatrema bivittatum chromosome 16, aRhiBiv1.1, whole genome shotgun sequence genomic DNA contains:
- the LOC115077571 gene encoding olfactory receptor 5B21-like: protein MDVENMTMVEEFIILGLSDNPQLQVPLFLVFLLIYLITLLANLVIIASTCGDPHLHTPMYFFLSNLSLIDICGTSNIIPKLLGIVISRDKTISYAGCITQLYFYMGFGCTSDFLFTTMAFDRYAAVCQPLRYSLIMNQRVCVLLAAASWIIGFLPSEMITASVTRLSFCATNVINHFFCDLFPLLNLSCSDTTITQNIGFVEVALMEMPAFFLTFISYIFIISAILRIRSVEGKRKAFSTCSSHLTVFFIYYLSAFCMYLSPSSTYSQEQGKILSVFYTLVTPMLNPIIYSLRNKEVKNALRKFIGSRL, encoded by the coding sequence ATGGATGTGGAAAACATGACGATGGTAGAGGAATTCATTATTCTGGGACTTTCTGATAACCCCCAGCTACAGGTTCCTCTCTTCCTGGTCTTTCTGCTCATTTACCTGATCACCCTGCTGGCAAACCTTGTAATTATCGCATCCACCTGTGGAGATCCCCACCTccacacccccatgtacttcttcctcagtaacctGTCACTCATAGATATCTGCGGAACCTCAAACATCATCCCAAAACTGCTTGGGATCGTCATCTCCAGGGATAAGACCATTTCCTATGCTGGGTGCATTACACAGCTCTATTTTTACATGGGCTTTGGTTGCACTTCAGACTTTCTCTTTACCACCATGGCTTTTGACCGCTATGCTGCAGTCTGCCAGCCCTTGCGTTATTCCCTCATTATGAATCAGAGAGTTTGTGTCCTTCTGGCAGCTGCTTCCTGGATCATTGGCTTTCTACCATCTGAGATGATCACAGCTTCTGTCACCCGCCTTTCATTCTGTGCCACTAATgtgatcaatcatttcttctgtgacctcTTCCCACTGTTAAATCTTTCCTGTTCTGACACGACAATCACACAAAACATAGGATTTGTTGAAGTTGCATTGATGGAAATGCCTGCTTTCTTTTTGACTTTTATATCTTATATCTTCATCATCTCAGCAATTCTGAGGATCCGCTCTGTGGAAGGGAAGCGTAAAgctttctccacctgctcctcccacctcactgtGTTCTTCATTTATTATTTGTCAGCATTTTGCATGTATCTGAGTCCCAGCTCAACATATTCCCAGGAACAGGGTAAAATCTTGTCTGTGTTTTATACATTAGTCACCCCCATGCTTAACCCCATCATTTATAGTCTGAGGAATAAGGAGGTGAAAAATGCATTGAGAAAATTCATAGGAAGTAGATTATGA